A window of Microbacterium luteolum contains these coding sequences:
- a CDS encoding superoxide dismutase codes for MSALYTLLELPYDYSALEPHISGKIMELHHSKHHQAYVTGANTALEQLATARSAGDLANVNKLEKDLAFNLGGHINHSVFWQNLSPEGGGAPEGELEAALVDAFGSIDAFRAHFTATALGVQGSGWAVLAWDSVGARPVIFQLFDQQGNAPLGVTPLLQLDVWEHAYYLDYLNVRADYVKAFWELVNWPDVQRRFAAARTATKGLIVAP; via the coding sequence ATGTCCGCTCTCTACACGCTCCTCGAGCTCCCGTACGACTACTCCGCGCTCGAGCCGCACATCTCCGGCAAGATCATGGAGCTGCACCACTCGAAGCACCACCAGGCCTATGTCACCGGCGCGAACACGGCGCTCGAACAGCTCGCGACGGCACGCAGCGCCGGCGACCTTGCGAACGTGAACAAGCTCGAGAAGGACCTGGCGTTCAACCTCGGCGGCCACATCAACCACTCGGTGTTCTGGCAGAACCTCTCGCCCGAGGGCGGCGGGGCTCCCGAAGGCGAGCTCGAGGCCGCGCTCGTCGACGCGTTCGGGTCGATCGACGCCTTCCGTGCGCATTTCACCGCCACGGCACTCGGCGTGCAGGGCTCCGGCTGGGCCGTGCTCGCCTGGGATTCCGTGGGCGCGCGGCCGGTGATCTTCCAGCTCTTCGACCAGCAGGGCAATGCACCGCTCGGCGTCACGCCGCTGCTGCAGCTCGACGTGTGGGAGCACGCCTACTACCTCGACTACCTCAACGTGCGCGCCGACTACGTGAAGGCGTTCTGGGAGCTCGTGAACTGGCCGGACGTGCAGCGTCGGTTCGCGGCTGCACGCACGGCGACGAAGGGCCTCATCGTCGCGCCGTGA
- a CDS encoding flavin reductase family protein — MNTAPVPTPIGEGLKAAFRTHPAGVAIITANTPDGPVGLTASSVASVAVDPAAIVFSVTRATGSAGAILAADSFVVHLIDDDHSALAQTFAVSGSERFTTEQGWATLPTGEPHLAEARVALRCRPIQTVPVGSSTVVIAEVLEVLPGTAGRPLVYLDRRFHPLPHDTHL; from the coding sequence ATGAACACGGCACCCGTGCCCACGCCGATCGGCGAAGGGCTCAAGGCAGCATTCCGCACGCACCCCGCCGGGGTCGCGATCATCACGGCGAACACCCCGGATGGTCCGGTCGGGCTCACGGCGTCGAGCGTCGCGTCGGTGGCCGTCGATCCCGCCGCGATCGTGTTCTCGGTGACCCGTGCGACCGGCAGCGCCGGGGCGATCCTCGCGGCGGACTCCTTCGTCGTGCACCTGATCGACGACGACCACTCCGCTCTCGCGCAGACCTTCGCGGTCAGCGGCTCCGAGCGGTTCACGACGGAGCAGGGATGGGCGACGCTGCCGACCGGTGAGCCGCACCTCGCGGAAGCCCGGGTCGCGCTGCGGTGCCGGCCCATCCAGACCGTGCCGGTCGGCTCGTCGACCGTGGTCATCGCCGAGGTGCTCGAGGTGCTTCCCGGAACAGCCGGGCGACCGCTCGTCTACCTCGACCGCCGCTTCCACCCTCTGCCGCACGACACCCACCTCTGA
- a CDS encoding FAD-dependent oxidoreductase, with the protein MTIAEPRIAIVGAGPAGIYAADILLGRVPHASIDLFEKLPAPYGLVRYGVAPDHPRIRKITDALHDVLVNPRIRLRCNVEIGVDVTVDALRAAYDGVIIATGADLDVALDIPGIDLPGSFGAAEFVAWYDGHPDTARTWPLAAESVAVLGAGNVALDVTRILAKHASALTRTDTPDAVLDGLAASPVRDVHLFARRGPADVRFSAMELRELAEQDDVDVIVDPEELALDAHAERMVAQFTQRRIIVRTLTEWAALDPADRTGSRRIHLHLRQRPVRLLGTDRVIGIEMERTASDELGRMVGTGELLRYDVGAVYRAVGYRSTPVPGVPFAADPGVVPHIEGRVVDVDGSPIPRLYATGWIKRGPVGLIGSTKSDAAQTVGHLVDDLAAADDVREAHDDDPIGHLAHAVDLNGWLRIDAAERGAGAERGRERTKIVDRAEMLEHATQGQRMEIAR; encoded by the coding sequence ATGACCATCGCCGAACCACGCATCGCCATCGTCGGGGCAGGACCTGCCGGCATCTACGCCGCCGACATCCTGCTCGGGCGCGTGCCGCACGCCTCGATCGACCTCTTCGAGAAGCTCCCCGCACCGTATGGGCTGGTCCGGTACGGCGTCGCCCCCGATCATCCACGCATCCGCAAGATCACCGACGCGCTGCACGATGTGCTCGTGAATCCCCGCATCCGGCTGCGCTGCAATGTCGAGATCGGCGTCGACGTCACGGTCGACGCGCTCCGCGCAGCCTACGACGGAGTGATCATCGCGACGGGTGCCGACCTCGACGTCGCACTCGACATCCCCGGCATCGACCTGCCGGGATCGTTCGGTGCGGCGGAGTTCGTCGCCTGGTACGACGGGCACCCGGACACGGCGCGCACCTGGCCGCTCGCGGCCGAGTCGGTCGCCGTGCTCGGCGCCGGCAACGTGGCGCTCGATGTCACCAGGATCCTCGCGAAGCACGCCTCGGCGCTGACGCGCACCGACACCCCGGACGCGGTGCTCGACGGTCTCGCTGCGAGCCCAGTGCGCGATGTGCACCTCTTTGCGCGACGCGGTCCTGCCGACGTGCGCTTCTCCGCGATGGAGCTGCGGGAGCTGGCCGAGCAGGACGACGTCGATGTGATCGTCGACCCCGAGGAGCTCGCTCTCGACGCGCACGCCGAGCGGATGGTGGCGCAGTTCACGCAGCGCCGCATCATCGTGCGCACCCTGACCGAGTGGGCCGCGCTCGATCCGGCGGACCGCACGGGCTCGCGCCGCATCCACCTGCATCTGCGGCAGCGTCCGGTCCGACTGCTCGGCACGGACAGGGTCATCGGGATCGAGATGGAGCGCACGGCATCCGACGAGCTGGGCCGCATGGTCGGCACCGGGGAGCTGCTGCGCTACGACGTCGGGGCCGTCTACCGTGCTGTGGGATATCGGTCGACGCCGGTTCCCGGGGTGCCGTTCGCCGCGGATCCGGGCGTCGTTCCGCACATCGAGGGCCGCGTGGTGGATGTCGACGGATCGCCCATTCCGCGGCTCTACGCCACGGGCTGGATCAAGCGGGGACCGGTCGGCCTCATCGGCTCGACCAAATCGGATGCCGCCCAGACGGTCGGCCACCTCGTCGACGATCTCGCGGCTGCCGACGATGTACGCGAGGCCCACGACGATGATCCGATCGGCCACCTCGCGCACGCCGTCGATCTCAACGGCTGGCTGCGGATCGATGCCGCGGAACGCGGCGCCGGAGCCGAACGAGGACGCGAGCGCACCAAGATCGTCGATCGCGCGGAGATGCTCGAACATGCCACGCAGGGACAGAGGATGGAGATCGCTCGATGA
- the fdxA gene encoding ferredoxin encodes MTYVIALPCVDLKDKACIDECPVDCIYEGERSLYIHPDECVDCGACEPVCPVEAIYYEDDLPDEWQEYYKANVEFFDEIGSPGGAAKTAMLSFDHPVVAALPPQGAHA; translated from the coding sequence ATGACCTATGTCATCGCCCTGCCGTGCGTCGATCTGAAGGACAAGGCCTGCATCGACGAGTGCCCTGTCGACTGCATCTACGAGGGTGAACGCTCGTTGTACATCCACCCGGACGAGTGCGTCGACTGCGGCGCCTGTGAACCCGTGTGTCCCGTCGAGGCGATCTACTACGAGGACGACCTGCCCGACGAGTGGCAGGAATACTACAAGGCCAACGTCGAGTTCTTCGACGAGATCGGATCGCCGGGAGGCGCCGCCAAGACGGCGATGCTGTCGTTCGACCACCCCGTCGTCGCCGCCCTTCCGCCGCAAGGAGCGCACGCATGA
- a CDS encoding glycoside hydrolase family 3 N-terminal domain-containing protein, producing the protein MTSPTLTTTLPYQDPALPIPERVADLLGRMTLEEKIGQMLQLDARDDLDDHILRRLAGSILHTSPERILRANELTAETRLRIPLLVAEDCIHGHSFWPGATIYPTQLGMAASWDAELLERVARATAEEVAVTGIHWTFSPVLCISRDLRWGRVSETFGEDPFLIGELASAMVRGYQGDGLDDPTAILATAKHFAGYSETQGGRDASEADISRRKLRSWFLPPFERVAREGCRSFMLGYQTMDGVPITTNEWLLSDVLRGEWGYTGTLITDWDNVGRMVWEQRIQPDIAHAAAAAVRAGNDMIMTTPGFFEGTLDAVAQGLLVEDAFDAAAARILTLKFELGLFEDPRLPGVELDAVVGSAAHAELNLEMARRSIVLLENNGVLPLDATAPLRVAVVGPLADDAQTQLGDWAGGSGQAGWLDGQPRDMITTVRDGLQGVDGWSVVYARGADILTLEEDPQGAFFPDHQPRPPVVKPCAPDEALIAEAVAAASASDVVVAVVGDRIELVGEGRSTATLELIGGQNALLDALIATGKPVVVVLLASKPLVLPASVQQAAAVIWAANPGMQGGRALAEIIAGAVEPSGRLPISFAQHVGQQPTYYNQIRGQHGDRYADLTQSPAWAFGEGRSYTTVEYSDLVLEETVLCVSDTIVGHVTVSNTGERPVRETVQVYVRDAVTSVSWTDKELKAYRQVDIEPGESVRVRLELPVADCTIVDAAGIRLVEPGAFELLVGPSSRDEVLLSAGFAVS; encoded by the coding sequence ATGACCTCTCCCACGCTGACGACCACCCTCCCGTACCAGGACCCCGCGCTGCCGATCCCCGAGCGCGTCGCCGACCTCCTCGGTCGCATGACGCTGGAGGAGAAGATCGGGCAGATGCTGCAGCTCGACGCACGCGACGATCTGGACGACCACATCCTGCGCCGCCTGGCCGGGTCGATCCTGCACACCTCGCCGGAGCGCATCCTGCGGGCGAACGAGCTGACCGCCGAGACCCGCCTGCGGATCCCGCTGCTCGTCGCCGAGGACTGCATCCACGGCCACTCGTTCTGGCCGGGCGCGACGATCTATCCGACGCAGCTCGGCATGGCTGCGTCGTGGGATGCCGAGCTGCTCGAGCGCGTCGCCCGCGCCACGGCGGAGGAGGTCGCCGTCACCGGCATCCACTGGACGTTCTCGCCGGTGCTCTGCATCTCGCGCGACCTGCGCTGGGGGCGGGTGAGCGAGACGTTCGGCGAGGATCCGTTCCTCATCGGCGAGCTCGCCAGCGCCATGGTGCGCGGCTATCAGGGCGACGGTCTCGACGATCCCACCGCGATCCTCGCGACGGCCAAGCACTTCGCGGGCTACTCCGAGACGCAGGGTGGACGCGATGCGAGCGAGGCCGACATCTCGCGGCGGAAGCTCCGGTCCTGGTTCCTCCCGCCGTTCGAGCGCGTGGCCCGTGAGGGCTGCCGGTCGTTCATGCTCGGCTACCAGACCATGGACGGCGTGCCGATCACGACGAACGAGTGGCTGCTCAGCGACGTGCTGCGCGGCGAGTGGGGGTACACCGGGACCCTCATCACCGACTGGGACAACGTCGGGCGGATGGTCTGGGAGCAGCGCATCCAGCCCGACATCGCGCACGCGGCGGCTGCGGCGGTGCGGGCCGGGAACGACATGATCATGACGACGCCCGGGTTCTTCGAGGGCACGCTGGATGCCGTGGCGCAGGGTCTCCTCGTGGAGGACGCCTTCGACGCCGCAGCCGCGCGGATCCTCACGCTGAAGTTCGAGCTGGGGCTCTTCGAGGACCCGCGGCTTCCGGGAGTGGAGCTGGATGCCGTCGTCGGCAGCGCCGCGCACGCCGAGCTCAACCTCGAGATGGCCCGCCGCTCGATCGTGCTGCTCGAGAACAACGGCGTGCTGCCGCTCGACGCCACGGCCCCGCTCCGGGTCGCGGTCGTGGGTCCCCTCGCCGACGACGCGCAGACGCAGCTCGGCGACTGGGCGGGAGGGTCGGGACAGGCCGGCTGGCTCGACGGGCAGCCGCGCGACATGATCACGACCGTGCGCGACGGGCTTCAGGGCGTCGACGGCTGGAGCGTCGTGTACGCCCGTGGCGCCGACATCCTCACGCTCGAGGAGGACCCGCAGGGCGCGTTCTTCCCGGATCACCAGCCGCGACCGCCGGTGGTGAAGCCGTGCGCGCCCGATGAGGCTCTGATCGCCGAGGCCGTGGCTGCGGCATCCGCCTCCGACGTGGTCGTCGCCGTGGTGGGAGACCGCATCGAGCTCGTGGGAGAGGGGCGCTCGACCGCGACCCTCGAACTCATCGGCGGACAGAACGCGCTGCTCGACGCGCTGATCGCCACCGGGAAGCCGGTCGTCGTGGTGCTGCTCGCCTCGAAGCCGCTCGTGCTCCCGGCATCCGTGCAGCAGGCGGCGGCCGTGATCTGGGCCGCGAACCCGGGGATGCAGGGCGGGCGTGCGCTCGCCGAGATCATCGCCGGCGCTGTGGAACCCTCGGGGCGTCTGCCGATCTCCTTCGCGCAGCACGTGGGCCAGCAGCCGACGTACTACAACCAGATCCGCGGGCAGCACGGCGATCGGTACGCCGACCTCACCCAGTCGCCCGCCTGGGCGTTCGGCGAGGGCCGCTCTTACACGACGGTCGAATACTCCGATCTCGTGCTCGAGGAGACGGTTCTCTGCGTCAGCGACACGATCGTCGGTCACGTCACGGTGTCGAACACAGGGGAGCGTCCCGTGCGCGAGACCGTGCAGGTGTACGTGCGGGATGCGGTCACGAGCGTGAGCTGGACCGACAAGGAGCTCAAGGCGTATCGACAGGTCGACATCGAGCCGGGGGAGTCGGTGCGCGTGCGGCTAGAGCTGCCGGTGGCCGACTGCACGATCGTGGATGCCGCCGGCATCCGTCTCGTCGAGCCGGGGGCGTTCGAGCTGCTCGTCGGCCCGTCGTCGCGGGACGAGGTGCTGCTCTCGGCGGGCTTCGCCGTCTCCTGA
- a CDS encoding ABC transporter permease yields MTVPTTAGTTAPDGSPVASGMPETATLRAPASVPPEQRTFRSQLAQAFAMFRNRKSIAGLIILGVFVLVAILADWIAPYGATQKDRSALRQPPSFEHWLGTTHMGEDVLSQIIFGTRGVIVVGFLSAAIATVIAITIGVISGYVRGWKSESLSALTNVFLVIPGIPLIIIIASQFENPPLIVIAAVLGLTGWAWGARVLRAQTMSLRNRDFIQAARANGEPLRRIITVEMLPNLMALIASSFVGTVTAAILGLTTLAFIGVIPVSNLNWGTILFWAQQNGAFPRLWWWYVPAGLCIAIIGVALSLINFGIDEYVNPRLRSAGERARAMKKKGLNVNEAVTAVRSIPTSPKTTKTQNTK; encoded by the coding sequence ATGACCGTTCCCACCACCGCCGGAACCACCGCGCCCGACGGGTCGCCGGTCGCCTCGGGGATGCCGGAGACGGCGACCCTGCGCGCGCCGGCATCCGTCCCTCCGGAGCAGCGGACCTTCCGCTCGCAGCTCGCGCAGGCGTTCGCGATGTTCCGCAACCGCAAGTCGATCGCCGGGCTCATCATCCTCGGTGTCTTCGTGCTCGTCGCGATCCTCGCCGATTGGATCGCCCCCTACGGTGCGACCCAGAAGGACCGCTCGGCGCTGCGGCAGCCGCCGTCGTTCGAGCACTGGCTCGGCACCACCCACATGGGCGAGGACGTGCTCAGCCAGATCATCTTCGGCACGCGCGGCGTGATCGTCGTCGGCTTCCTCTCCGCCGCCATCGCCACGGTCATCGCGATCACGATCGGGGTCATCTCGGGCTATGTGCGCGGCTGGAAGAGCGAGTCGCTCTCGGCCCTGACCAACGTGTTCCTGGTGATCCCCGGCATCCCGCTGATCATCATCATCGCGTCGCAGTTCGAGAACCCGCCGCTGATCGTGATCGCCGCGGTCCTCGGCCTGACCGGCTGGGCATGGGGCGCGAGAGTGCTGCGCGCCCAGACGATGTCGCTGCGCAACCGCGACTTCATCCAGGCGGCGCGGGCCAACGGCGAACCCCTGCGCCGCATCATCACCGTCGAGATGCTGCCGAACCTCATGGCGCTCATCGCGTCGAGCTTCGTCGGCACCGTGACCGCCGCGATCCTTGGTCTCACGACGCTCGCCTTCATCGGCGTGATCCCGGTCAGCAACCTGAACTGGGGCACGATCCTGTTCTGGGCGCAGCAGAACGGTGCATTCCCCCGGCTGTGGTGGTGGTACGTTCCTGCAGGTCTCTGTATCGCCATCATCGGCGTCGCGCTCTCGCTCATCAACTTCGGCATCGACGAGTACGTCAACCCGCGGCTGCGCTCGGCGGGCGAGCGGGCCAGGGCCATGAAGAAGAAGGGGCTGAACGTGAACGAGGCGGTCACCGCCGTGCGCAGCATCCCGACCTCCCCGAAGACCACGAAGACACAGAACACGAAGTGA
- a CDS encoding ABC transporter permease, with translation MTTASPHLDDDLVANDALEVGTTATTAERARRPVPWRFFAGRAAFYLFTLWAALTINFFLPRFMKGDAVSSYLARNRNVSPEAADSLRILLGIDTDKSIWQQYLEYWGMLFRGDLGISTLHGLRPVGEVLSAALPWTLGLVGLATIISFAIGTIGGAIVGWRRGSRLDALIPITTFFNTIPYFWLGLIAIAIFSSTLKWFPSSHAYDKGQSPEWSFDFIGQVIMHGTLPALTIIIASLGGWMLGMRNMMLTVLDEDYITVAQAKGMPNRRVLWAYAARNAVLPQIQSFALSIGFIVGGTIVMEMVFSYPGVGKLLLDATNAKDYALMQGVFLVITLSVLVANILADVVYAYLDPRTRQTEA, from the coding sequence GTGACCACCGCATCGCCCCACCTCGACGACGACCTCGTCGCGAACGACGCCCTCGAAGTCGGCACCACCGCGACGACCGCCGAGCGCGCGCGACGACCAGTGCCCTGGCGCTTCTTCGCCGGCCGCGCGGCGTTCTACCTCTTCACCCTCTGGGCCGCCCTCACGATCAACTTCTTCCTGCCGCGTTTCATGAAGGGCGACGCGGTCAGCTCGTACCTGGCGCGCAACCGCAACGTGAGCCCGGAGGCCGCCGACTCGCTCCGCATCCTCCTGGGCATCGACACCGACAAGTCGATCTGGCAGCAGTACCTCGAATATTGGGGCATGCTGTTCCGCGGCGACCTCGGCATCTCGACGCTCCACGGCCTGCGGCCGGTCGGCGAGGTGCTGTCGGCCGCCCTGCCCTGGACGCTCGGGCTGGTCGGGCTCGCGACGATCATCTCGTTCGCGATCGGCACGATCGGCGGGGCGATCGTCGGGTGGCGGCGCGGCAGCAGGCTCGACGCCCTGATCCCGATCACGACGTTCTTCAACACGATCCCGTACTTCTGGCTCGGTCTGATCGCGATCGCGATCTTCTCCTCGACGCTGAAGTGGTTCCCCTCGTCGCACGCCTACGACAAGGGGCAGTCGCCGGAGTGGAGCTTCGACTTCATCGGCCAGGTGATCATGCACGGCACGCTGCCGGCGCTGACCATCATCATCGCGTCGCTCGGCGGATGGATGCTCGGCATGCGCAACATGATGCTGACCGTGCTCGACGAGGACTACATCACCGTCGCGCAGGCGAAGGGCATGCCGAACCGCCGCGTGCTGTGGGCCTATGCCGCCCGCAATGCCGTGCTGCCGCAGATCCAGAGCTTCGCGCTCTCGATCGGGTTCATCGTCGGCGGCACGATCGTGATGGAGATGGTCTTCAGCTACCCCGGCGTCGGCAAGCTCCTGCTCGACGCCACCAACGCCAAGGACTATGCGCTCATGCAGGGCGTGTTCCTCGTGATCACGCTCTCGGTGCTCGTCGCGAACATCCTCGCCGATGTCGTGTACGCCTACCTCGATCCGCGCACTCGTCAGACGGAGGCCTGA
- a CDS encoding ABC transporter ATP-binding protein, translating into MTTLEFRGVTKSYNVRGAGRIKALDDVSFTLTSGRTIGLVGQSGSGKSTIAKILTQLETPTSGEVLLDGQSIPRRGKGLRRYRQQLRMVFQDPFASLNPYHSIRYHLERPIRLDAVVPKKDTDAEVRRLLARVRLDADAVIDRRPHELSGGQRQRVAIARALASRPSLLVADEPVSMLDVSIRLGVLTLLADLQREEGLGVLYITHDLATARHFSDEIMVLNQGRVVEYGTADDVILNPQNPYTRELRAASPDPEKHFASTGGAL; encoded by the coding sequence ATGACCACGCTCGAATTCCGCGGCGTCACGAAGAGCTACAACGTCCGCGGCGCCGGCCGCATCAAGGCGCTCGACGACGTCAGCTTCACGCTGACCTCGGGCCGCACGATCGGCCTGGTCGGCCAGTCCGGCAGCGGCAAGTCGACGATCGCGAAGATCCTCACGCAGCTGGAGACCCCGACCAGCGGCGAGGTGCTGCTCGACGGACAGTCGATCCCGCGTCGCGGGAAGGGACTGCGCCGCTACCGGCAGCAGCTGCGCATGGTCTTCCAGGACCCGTTCGCCTCGCTCAACCCGTACCACTCGATCCGCTACCACCTCGAGCGGCCGATCCGCCTCGACGCGGTCGTGCCGAAGAAGGACACCGACGCCGAGGTCCGCCGATTGCTCGCCCGGGTGCGCCTCGATGCGGATGCCGTGATCGACCGCCGCCCGCACGAGCTCTCCGGCGGCCAGCGCCAGCGCGTCGCCATCGCCCGCGCGCTCGCCTCGCGGCCGTCGCTGCTCGTCGCCGACGAACCCGTGTCGATGCTCGACGTCTCGATCCGTCTCGGCGTGCTCACTCTGCTCGCCGATCTGCAGCGCGAGGAGGGCCTCGGCGTGCTCTACATCACCCACGACCTCGCCACCGCCCGCCACTTCAGCGACGAGATCATGGTGCTCAACCAGGGGCGGGTCGTCGAGTACGGCACCGCCGACGACGTCATCCTGAACCCCCAGAACCCGTACACCCGCGAACTGCGCGCGGCGTCTCCCGATCCGGAGAAGCACTTCGCCTCGACCGGAGGTGCCCTGTGA
- a CDS encoding ABC transporter ATP-binding protein — translation MSDPLLTVRDFSVVYDVDPPVEAVTDVTLELQRGEILGLAGESGCGKTTLAYGVQRLLRAPAVITGGDVVFHDASGDDVDINALDVDAMQRFRWDKVSMVFQGAMNALNPVDTIGSQLEDVFEIHRPGMNRRQRRAEAEELLEIVKVGRQRMRSFPHELSGGMRQRVMIAMALALRPQLMVMDEPTTALDVLVQREIIKQISQLRHEFGFSVIFITHDLPLLLEISDRIAIMREGRIIELASAEEIWRRPQHEYTRTLLSSFPRLTGERGVLVR, via the coding sequence ATGTCAGACCCCCTCCTCACCGTGCGCGACTTCTCGGTCGTGTACGACGTCGATCCGCCGGTCGAGGCGGTGACCGATGTCACGCTGGAACTCCAGCGCGGCGAGATCCTCGGACTCGCCGGCGAGAGCGGATGCGGCAAGACCACGCTCGCGTACGGCGTGCAGCGACTGCTGCGCGCGCCGGCCGTCATCACCGGCGGAGACGTCGTCTTCCACGACGCATCCGGCGACGACGTCGACATCAACGCCCTCGACGTCGACGCGATGCAGCGCTTCCGCTGGGACAAGGTCTCGATGGTCTTCCAGGGGGCGATGAACGCCCTCAACCCGGTCGACACGATCGGCTCGCAGCTCGAGGACGTCTTCGAGATCCACCGCCCGGGGATGAACCGCCGCCAGCGCCGTGCCGAGGCCGAAGAACTGCTCGAGATCGTCAAGGTCGGACGCCAGCGCATGCGGTCCTTCCCGCACGAGCTCTCGGGCGGCATGCGGCAGCGCGTGATGATCGCGATGGCCCTCGCGCTGCGGCCCCAGCTCATGGTGATGGACGAGCCGACCACCGCGCTCGATGTGCTGGTGCAGCGGGAGATCATCAAGCAGATCTCGCAGCTGCGGCACGAGTTCGGCTTCTCGGTGATCTTCATCACCCACGACCTCCCCCTGCTCCTCGAGATCAGCGACCGGATCGCGATCATGCGCGAGGGACGCATAATCGAGCTCGCGAGCGCCGAGGAGATCTGGCGGCGTCCGCAGCACGAGTACACGAGGACCCTGCTGTCGTCGTTCCCCCGGCTGACCGGGGAGAGAGGGGTGCTGGTCCGATGA
- a CDS encoding ABC transporter substrate-binding protein, with translation MKLRKSLIAVTAITALGISALAGCSAGGNDDAGSGESAALTIAKPDGAITTESNNPFVGDSSASKYGYGKVIFETLGLVNQTGDREVTPWLAESIEWNDDYTAVTVVPRKDVTWSDGEPFTADDIVFTYELVSTPALDTAGLQFEGATVEGDAVTLTFGQSKFVNQARVLHVPIVPKHIWENLDEPATDPVKGDDLVGTGPYALSNWSTESVTLEARDDYWGGDLAVPELHYVSYGDNTALTTALAQGEADWAQAFIPQIEEQFLSADPEHNKFWAAPTTGSATLFMNLHQKPFDDPAFRQALAWVIDRDAYVDIAREGASEPVWSVTGLSSILEDEIQPEFQGEEYSVDAEKARGVLKDAGYTWDGDALIDPDGTPVSFTLSVPSGWSDWNTAQELIAEDVSDSIGAEVKIDMPDWGGWQGPRDDGTFSAIIHWLEDSGTAYGLYTSTMDPRWISPDGIAGFNFGRFEDPAATEALNTYANAASDEERTAALDTMQRIFVDQVPAIPLGAHPLLGEFNTRNYVGWPSEEDPYASADPTQQNIVQILTKLKPAE, from the coding sequence ATGAAGCTCAGGAAATCCCTGATCGCCGTCACGGCGATCACCGCCCTCGGAATCTCGGCCCTCGCCGGCTGCTCCGCCGGCGGGAACGACGACGCCGGCTCGGGCGAGTCGGCCGCCCTCACGATCGCGAAGCCCGACGGCGCGATCACCACCGAGTCGAACAACCCGTTCGTCGGCGACTCGTCCGCCTCGAAGTACGGCTACGGCAAGGTCATCTTCGAGACGCTCGGCCTCGTCAACCAGACCGGCGACCGCGAAGTGACCCCCTGGCTGGCCGAGAGCATCGAGTGGAACGACGACTACACCGCCGTGACCGTGGTCCCGCGCAAGGACGTCACCTGGAGCGACGGCGAGCCGTTCACCGCCGACGACATCGTCTTCACCTACGAGCTCGTCTCGACTCCGGCGCTCGACACCGCAGGTCTCCAGTTCGAAGGCGCGACAGTCGAAGGCGACGCCGTGACCCTGACCTTCGGGCAGTCGAAGTTCGTCAACCAGGCCCGTGTGCTGCATGTGCCGATCGTCCCCAAGCACATCTGGGAGAACCTCGACGAGCCGGCCACCGACCCCGTCAAGGGCGACGACCTCGTCGGCACCGGCCCCTACGCGCTGTCGAACTGGTCGACCGAGTCGGTCACCCTCGAGGCGCGCGACGACTACTGGGGCGGCGACCTGGCCGTGCCCGAGCTGCACTACGTCTCCTACGGCGACAACACCGCGCTGACCACCGCGCTCGCCCAGGGCGAGGCCGACTGGGCCCAGGCGTTCATCCCGCAGATCGAGGAGCAGTTCCTCTCCGCCGATCCCGAGCACAACAAGTTCTGGGCCGCCCCGACCACCGGGTCCGCGACGCTCTTCATGAACCTGCACCAGAAGCCGTTCGACGACCCCGCGTTCCGTCAGGCTCTCGCCTGGGTGATCGACCGCGACGCCTACGTCGACATCGCCCGCGAGGGCGCCAGCGAGCCGGTCTGGTCGGTCACCGGACTGTCCTCGATCCTCGAGGACGAGATCCAGCCCGAGTTCCAGGGCGAGGAGTACTCGGTCGACGCCGAGAAGGCCCGCGGCGTCCTGAAGGACGCCGGCTACACGTGGGACGGCGACGCGCTCATCGATCCCGACGGCACGCCCGTCTCCTTCACGCTCTCGGTTCCCTCCGGATGGAGCGACTGGAACACCGCGCAGGAGCTGATCGCCGAAGACGTCTCGGACTCGATCGGCGCTGAGGTGAAGATCGACATGCCCGACTGGGGCGGCTGGCAGGGCCCGCGTGACGACGGCACGTTCTCGGCCATCATCCACTGGCTCGAGGACAGCGGTACCGCCTACGGTCTCTACACGTCCACCATGGACCCGCGCTGGATCTCGCCCGACGGCATCGCCGGATTCAACTTCGGACGCTTCGAGGACCCGGCGGCCACCGAGGCGCTGAACACCTACGCGAACGCCGCCTCCGACGAGGAGCGCACGGCCGCGCTCGACACCATGCAGAGGATCTTCGTCGATCAGGTTCCGGCGATCCCGCTGGGTGCGCACCCGCTGCTCGGCGAGTTCAACACGCGGAACTACGTCGGCTGGCCGTCGGAGGAGGACCCGTACGCATCGGCCGACCCGACGCAGCAGAACATCGTGCAGATCCTCACGAAGCTGAAGCCCGCCGAGTAA